One window of the Runella slithyformis DSM 19594 genome contains the following:
- a CDS encoding gamma-glutamyltransferase family protein encodes MKPLRLVLLAFALLLIKKESKAQAFNNLPVTTQKPPLHGKHWMAITGKPLAATAGAMTFTKGGNAIDAACAMLAATCTMWDVLSWGGETQALIYNPKTKKVIAINAHGVAPTGATPEFYKSKGMKYPPQYGPLAAVTPGTPGGLMTMLAEYGTMSLKEVLAPAMQMAAGYPIEAQTANSIEKGKDMIKQWPYSKKVFLPHLGANREAPDAGEIFVQKDLLETLKKLVNAEQQALAKGKNRKDAIYAAYDVFYKGEIAKEFSRGCREQGGLITEQDLANWKVKIEEPMMTTYKGIEVYKLQQWTQGPAMLQALNILENFDLKSMGYNSTRYIHTLYQAMNLAFADRDFYYGDPAFGPEEPMKGLLSKEYAKERSKQINPEMNDPKAGPGDPYPFEGKANPYQDMLKKWGSASLLDPKNNATLDTKFEADFTAGTTSIEATDEEGWVVSVTPSGGWVPACIAGNTGIGMSQRMQAFVLDPKENPFNVVEPGKRPRVTLTPSLALKDGKPFLSFAKQAGDEQDQLLLQFFLNMVEFNMTVQEACEAPSFKTFQMYSSFGDHERINGGLTLNEAMPDWTRKDLGRMGYKINYQDRTSGPINAIYFDWEHGSFWGGSSNHGEDYGIGW; translated from the coding sequence ATGAAACCACTTCGCCTTGTACTGTTGGCTTTTGCACTGCTTTTGATAAAAAAGGAGAGTAAAGCGCAGGCATTCAACAACTTACCCGTTACGACCCAAAAGCCGCCGCTGCACGGAAAGCACTGGATGGCCATTACAGGAAAACCCTTGGCCGCTACGGCCGGGGCCATGACCTTTACCAAAGGCGGCAATGCCATTGATGCTGCCTGCGCCATGCTGGCCGCGACCTGTACCATGTGGGATGTGTTGAGTTGGGGAGGGGAGACGCAGGCGCTCATTTACAACCCCAAAACCAAAAAGGTCATCGCCATCAACGCCCACGGCGTAGCACCCACGGGAGCCACGCCGGAGTTTTACAAAAGCAAAGGCATGAAATACCCGCCGCAATACGGTCCGCTGGCGGCCGTCACGCCCGGTACGCCCGGCGGACTGATGACGATGTTGGCCGAGTACGGCACCATGTCGCTGAAAGAGGTGTTGGCCCCTGCCATGCAGATGGCTGCCGGTTATCCCATCGAAGCCCAAACCGCCAATTCGATCGAAAAAGGCAAAGACATGATCAAGCAATGGCCGTATTCCAAAAAAGTATTTTTGCCGCACTTGGGAGCCAATCGTGAAGCGCCCGACGCGGGTGAGATTTTTGTGCAGAAAGACCTGCTCGAAACATTGAAAAAACTGGTCAATGCCGAACAACAGGCATTGGCCAAAGGAAAAAACCGCAAGGACGCCATTTACGCGGCCTATGATGTGTTTTACAAAGGCGAAATCGCCAAAGAATTTTCGCGCGGTTGCCGCGAGCAGGGCGGGCTGATTACCGAGCAGGATCTGGCCAACTGGAAAGTGAAGATCGAAGAGCCGATGATGACCACCTACAAGGGCATTGAGGTCTATAAATTGCAGCAGTGGACCCAAGGCCCGGCCATGCTCCAGGCCCTGAATATTTTGGAAAATTTTGACCTCAAAAGCATGGGGTACAACTCTACACGCTACATTCACACGCTGTATCAAGCCATGAATTTGGCGTTTGCCGACCGCGATTTTTACTACGGCGACCCCGCTTTCGGCCCCGAAGAACCCATGAAAGGTCTGCTTTCCAAAGAGTACGCGAAAGAGCGGAGTAAACAGATCAATCCCGAAATGAACGATCCCAAAGCAGGCCCCGGCGATCCGTATCCCTTTGAAGGAAAGGCCAACCCGTATCAGGACATGCTGAAAAAATGGGGAAGCGCGAGCCTGCTTGACCCTAAAAACAATGCGACGTTAGATACAAAATTTGAGGCTGATTTTACCGCCGGTACTACCTCTATCGAAGCCACCGACGAAGAAGGATGGGTCGTTTCCGTCACGCCCAGCGGCGGGTGGGTACCTGCGTGCATAGCGGGTAATACGGGCATCGGCATGAGCCAACGGATGCAGGCCTTTGTGTTGGACCCCAAAGAAAATCCGTTCAACGTCGTTGAGCCCGGTAAACGTCCGCGTGTGACGCTGACGCCGAGTTTGGCCTTGAAAGACGGTAAGCCATTTTTGTCTTTTGCCAAGCAGGCGGGCGATGAGCAGGATCAGTTGCTGCTCCAATTTTTCCTCAACATGGTGGAGTTCAACATGACCGTACAGGAAGCTTGCGAAGCCCCGAGTTTCAAGACCTTCCAGATGTATTCCAGTTTCGGCGACCACGAACGCATCAATGGAGGATTGACCTTAAACGAAGCCATGCCGGACTGGACCCGAAAGGATCTGGGCCGAATGGGCTATAAGATCAATTACCAGGACCGCACCAGCGGCCCCATCAACGCCATTTATTTTGACTGGGAGCATGGCAGCTTCTGGGGCGGCTCCAGCAACCACGGGGAGGATTACGGCATCGGCTGGTAG
- a CDS encoding DUF1349 domain-containing protein: MIDFSIFRWLYPPQHFQIEDDRVSIRTEPKTDFWQRTYYGFQNDNAPAFLRSIAEDFTFTVKTTFDSHTQFDQCGVIIYQDSDNWFKASIEYENEHIARLGSVVTNLGYSDWATTDISAEVRTMWYRLSRRGSDFLIENSEDGEDFSQMRIFHLHRPLLEVYFGVYACSPLESSFEAVFTDFRLTESIWQAHPL; encoded by the coding sequence ATGATCGATTTTTCTATATTTCGTTGGCTGTACCCGCCGCAACATTTTCAGATCGAAGACGACCGCGTCAGCATCAGAACCGAGCCGAAAACCGATTTTTGGCAACGAACCTATTACGGATTTCAAAATGACAATGCACCGGCGTTTTTGCGGAGCATTGCTGAGGATTTTACGTTTACGGTCAAAACCACCTTCGATTCACACACCCAATTTGACCAATGCGGCGTCATCATTTACCAAGACAGCGATAATTGGTTTAAGGCATCTATTGAATATGAAAATGAACACATAGCCCGGTTGGGCAGCGTCGTCACCAACTTAGGGTATTCAGATTGGGCTACGACCGACATTTCGGCTGAGGTGCGCACCATGTGGTATCGACTGTCGCGGCGCGGTTCGGATTTTCTGATCGAAAATTCGGAGGATGGAGAAGATTTCAGTCAAATGCGTATTTTTCATTTGCACCGGCCATTGCTCGAAGTGTATTTTGGCGTGTATGCCTGTAGTCCGCTGGAGTCAAGTTTCGAGGCGGTTTTTACCGATTTTCGTTTGACGGAGTCTATATGGCAGGCGCATCCACTATGA
- a CDS encoding phytanoyl-CoA dioxygenase family protein, translated as MLTKEEIEFLDINGYLNLGQLLTPEQVKQINDRLAELMDSEGENAGAELAESKYIRHPKEEGADRLADLVNKGPVFDVFYTHPRVLAGIEAVLGQQYKLSSLNYRAAKPGKGHQKLHVDWKNAAVNGTYKVCNSIWLLDDFTEHNGSTRIVPTTHKLSLLPDEAMADANEKHPDEIRIIAPAGSVFIFNSHVWHGGTTNHTDRDRRSIHSYFCTRDQPQQIDQKKYITQETLQCVGEKGKRILDV; from the coding sequence ATGCTTACCAAAGAAGAAATTGAATTTTTAGACATCAACGGTTATCTCAATTTAGGGCAATTGCTGACGCCCGAACAGGTAAAACAAATCAATGATCGCTTAGCCGAACTGATGGATTCGGAAGGGGAGAATGCCGGTGCGGAATTGGCGGAGTCCAAATACATCCGTCACCCGAAAGAAGAAGGAGCCGACCGTTTGGCCGATTTGGTCAATAAAGGACCTGTCTTTGATGTTTTTTACACGCATCCGCGCGTTTTGGCGGGTATTGAAGCCGTTTTGGGACAGCAGTACAAGTTATCTTCACTCAATTATCGGGCGGCAAAACCCGGGAAAGGACATCAAAAACTGCATGTCGATTGGAAAAATGCGGCGGTGAACGGCACCTATAAAGTCTGCAACAGTATTTGGCTTTTGGACGATTTTACGGAACACAACGGCTCGACCCGGATAGTGCCTACAACGCATAAATTGAGCCTTTTGCCCGACGAAGCGATGGCCGATGCAAATGAAAAACATCCGGACGAAATTCGTATCATTGCACCGGCCGGGTCGGTGTTTATTTTTAATTCGCACGTATGGCACGGCGGTACCACCAATCATACCGACCGCGACCGACGCAGCATTCACAGTTATTTTTGTACCAGAGACCAACCGCAGCAAATTGACCAAAAGAAGTACATCACTCAGGAAACTTTACAGTGCGTAGGCGAAAAAGGGAAGCGTATTTTGGATGTTTAG
- a CDS encoding BPTI/Kunitz domain-containing protein: MKMRSFYTALSWTATIVCLLSCEGSCPVPPNCSLEPESGVCFAAFKRYYYDKREKKCKEFTWGGCGGVVPFETLEACRDCECRR, from the coding sequence ATGAAAATGCGCTCATTCTATACTGCTTTGTCATGGACTGCCACTATTGTATGCCTGTTGAGTTGCGAAGGCTCCTGCCCGGTACCGCCTAATTGCTCTTTAGAACCCGAGAGTGGAGTATGTTTTGCGGCCTTTAAAAGATATTATTACGATAAAAGAGAAAAGAAATGTAAGGAATTTACGTGGGGCGGATGTGGAGGCGTAGTACCGTTTGAGACCTTGGAAGCCTGCCGAGATTGTGAGTGCAGAAGGTAA
- the yiaK gene encoding 3-dehydro-L-gulonate 2-dehydrogenase, translating to MSCVKPEKLCVKNFIPKIVKESQNIMPNTQPLTISADKMQKTLKKILLKHHFSKKRAEECAAVFTQNSIDGIYTHGINRFPRFVQYIQKGYVIPDAKPTRIHRFGGIEQWNGNLAPGPSNAIFATERAMKLAQKYGIGCVALANTNHWMRGGAYGWQAAKAGFTFIGWTNTTANMPAWGATNPKLGNNPLVFAAPYGDEALVLDMAMSQYSFGAMELAVLKNEKLSVVGGYDKEGNLTDEPGLILESWRSLPVGFWKGAGLSFLLDVLAAILSNGLATHEISQKPAEMACSQVFIAIDMSKLANFSSISSTIDAIIQDYKTSVPIKAQGKISYPSERVLATRLKNSEAGIPVLESVWQEVLGFLA from the coding sequence ATGTCCTGTGTAAAACCTGAGAAACTCTGTGTCAAAAATTTTATACCCAAAATTGTCAAAGAATCACAAAATATAATGCCAAATACCCAACCCCTCACAATTTCTGCCGATAAAATGCAGAAAACCTTGAAAAAGATTCTTTTAAAGCATCATTTTTCGAAAAAGAGAGCCGAAGAATGCGCCGCTGTTTTTACACAAAACAGCATCGACGGTATCTATACCCACGGCATCAATCGCTTTCCGCGCTTTGTGCAATACATTCAAAAAGGCTACGTCATCCCCGATGCCAAGCCTACCCGCATTCACCGCTTTGGAGGCATTGAACAATGGAACGGTAATTTGGCGCCGGGGCCTTCCAACGCCATTTTTGCCACGGAGCGAGCCATGAAATTGGCTCAAAAATACGGCATCGGCTGCGTTGCGCTGGCCAATACCAATCACTGGATGAGGGGCGGAGCGTACGGGTGGCAAGCGGCCAAAGCGGGTTTTACGTTTATCGGTTGGACCAATACCACCGCGAATATGCCCGCCTGGGGAGCTACCAATCCGAAATTGGGCAATAATCCCCTTGTTTTTGCGGCACCTTACGGCGATGAAGCCCTGGTGTTGGACATGGCGATGTCGCAGTATTCATTTGGTGCGATGGAATTGGCGGTGCTGAAAAATGAAAAGCTGTCAGTCGTCGGAGGCTACGACAAGGAAGGGAATTTGACCGATGAGCCCGGTTTGATCCTGGAATCGTGGCGGTCGTTGCCGGTGGGCTTTTGGAAAGGGGCGGGGCTTTCGTTTTTATTGGATGTCTTAGCGGCTATTCTGTCCAATGGATTGGCCACGCACGAAATCAGCCAAAAACCCGCCGAAATGGCCTGTTCGCAGGTATTCATTGCGATTGATATGTCAAAATTAGCCAATTTTTCAAGTATTTCATCCACGATTGACGCTATCATACAGGATTATAAAACATCCGTTCCCATCAAAGCGCAGGGGAAAATAAGCTACCCAAGCGAGCGGGTTTTGGCCACACGACTCAAAAACAGTGAAGCAGGTATTCCTGTATTGGAAAGTGTTTGGCAGGAAGTTTTAGGCTTTTTAGCATGA
- a CDS encoding helix-turn-helix transcriptional regulator encodes MKLQLETIPLPINCSFQLLLHSRLNDFYFWHYHPELELNYIEGANGRRHIGEHISRFEGSSLIFIGSNIPHLNHDYGIKTGYKKTVLHLRPHFLKEAFLHVPEFEAIHRFFEKAKYGISIEGETKAKAGAMLQRLSELSSFEQFLELLRLFQVLAESTEITLLHEAPVKNQHNKKSRERLNRLYQFIDENYQRKITVEEVAELCHMTKIAFCRYFKQTTHLTFTAFLNHYRINEAKRLLLLDKNISEVCYECGFDSLSYFNRVFKKITRENPSTFQKQHSND; translated from the coding sequence ATGAAGCTGCAATTAGAAACCATTCCGCTCCCAATCAACTGTTCGTTTCAACTTTTACTTCATTCCCGATTAAACGACTTTTATTTTTGGCATTATCATCCCGAGTTAGAGTTAAATTACATTGAAGGAGCAAACGGTCGGCGGCATATCGGTGAGCATATCTCCCGCTTTGAAGGCAGCAGTTTGATTTTTATCGGCTCCAATATTCCACACCTTAACCACGATTATGGAATAAAAACGGGGTATAAAAAAACGGTTCTGCACCTACGCCCCCATTTTTTAAAGGAAGCCTTTCTGCATGTCCCCGAATTTGAAGCGATTCATCGTTTTTTTGAAAAAGCAAAATACGGCATTTCTATCGAAGGTGAAACCAAAGCGAAGGCAGGAGCGATGCTCCAACGATTGTCTGAGCTATCCTCTTTTGAACAGTTTTTGGAATTATTGAGGCTCTTTCAAGTATTAGCCGAAAGTACCGAAATCACCTTGCTGCATGAAGCCCCCGTTAAAAATCAGCACAACAAAAAATCCAGGGAACGACTGAATCGGCTGTATCAGTTTATCGACGAAAACTATCAGCGTAAAATAACCGTGGAAGAAGTAGCGGAGCTGTGCCATATGACAAAAATAGCTTTTTGTCGGTATTTTAAACAGACCACCCACCTGACCTTTACCGCCTTTTTGAACCATTATCGCATCAATGAAGCCAAACGGCTATTGTTGTTGGATAAAAATATCAGCGAGGTATGTTATGAATGCGGTTTTGACAGCCTGTCCTATTTCAATCGGGTCTTTAAAAAGATCACACGTGAAAACCCTTCGACATTCCAAAAACAACATAGCAATGATTGA